Below is a genomic region from Deltaproteobacteria bacterium.
ACAAAAGGTAAGGCGGCGGAGTTCCAGTCCTAAACTCCAGGTACTTAATACTGCCCTCATGACCACTTCATCGGGCCTTACCTTTGACGAAGCCAGAAAAGATTGTGATTATTGGGGGAGGCTTGTTGAATCGGCAGTCGGTGCGGCGCTGGCCAACGGAATCAGGGGATCGAATATAAAGCTCTTCTACTGGGCCGGCCGGAACAAAGAAGTTGATTTTGTACTTTGCCGGGGAAAAGAGCTTGTCGCAATTGAAGTAAAGAGTGGACGAAGAAAAGCGGTATTACCGGGCATTGAGGCTTTTGAGAGAGAATTTCCTCTTAAGAAGAAACTCCTTGTAGGAGCGCAGGGAATATCTCTCGAGGATTTTTTTATTACAAAACCGGAAGCCTTGTTTTAACCCGATAAGAGCATTTTTGTCACTGTCCCCGGCGCAACGCCTTGATTTTACATCACTTTAATAAAGATACACACTTAAGCTGTAGTGAAGCATCAGCATTTTGAAGCTAATATGCTACACTATAAATATATGTCCAGGTTTCCTTCCGGGTTTAATCAAATGCACTCAAAACTTATTATGAGGAACGATGAAAAAAACAATTATCTTGCTTTGTATTTTGTTCTCGTCAATAGCAGGGGCTGAAGATAAAACAATTTCTATTTGCAGTTTTGAATGGCCGCCCCATCACGGGAGAACTTTAAAAGATGGAGGATATACGGCTGATATCATTAAAGCTGTTTTCGAACCGCAAGGATATATAATCAAAAAAGAATATTATCCCTGGAAGCGTGCACAATCCTTAGCTATTGAAGGGAAAGAGTGTGACGCCATCACTGAAATTTACATTAATGAAGAGAGACTGGATTACTACTGGTACGGCGCCCCTTATTCAATTCACGAGGTCTATCTTATAGCGCTTAAATCCCATTCAATAAAAAATTACAATAACTTACGGGAATTAAAAGGATTAAAGTTTGGATACAATAGCGGGGGATCACTCTCTCAAGCCTTTGATTCGGCTGATTATATTCAAAAGTTCGGAACAAAAGGATATGAACTGGGGATAAAAATGTTGTTGGCACAGCGCTATGATTTTTACGTGAGCGCTAAATCAGTTGCTTTTTATGAAGCAAGAAAACTCGGGCAACATGAAAAAATTCATGCCATCGGCAAACCCTTGCAAAGCCAGGCTGTTTATATGGCTTTTTCAAAAGCAAATCCAAAAAATATATCGAGACTGCGAGACTATAACCGGGGACTTTTTTTACTCCACCAAAGTGGAAAATATTTGGAAATTATGAAAAAGCACGGCTTTGAATAAAAGGCAGAGGGTCACTATAGAATGAAGCCTGTTTTAAAGTATAGAAAGGATTATCGGCTATCCTATCAGGTATTGATTTATATCATGCTCTGCAGCGCTTTTTTTACCGTTATCGGAACGGGAACTCAGCTCTATTTTGACTATGACAGAGATATAAAAAGAATATACGAGGATTTGCGGCATATTGAACAGGGATATCTTCAGCCTATTGCAGGTAATGTATGGGCCATGGACAGCTTGCAATTAAGGAAAAATTTGCAGGGCGCTTTACAATTACCCGATATCGAATACCTGGAGGTCAATGAATTCAGAGATTCGGCTGATGCCATAAAAGAAAAAATCGGAAAAAAAGTGTCGGATAATATTATCTCCAAAACATTTATTTTTAAATACGGCCAACAGGAAATACCCTTAGGCAGTCTATTGGTCGTTGCCAGTAAAGATAATGTTTTGGAGCGATTGAAAGAAAAAGTACTTTTAATATTAGCGACGCAGGCCTTAAAAACCTTTTTTGTATCTATATGTATTCTCGTTATTTTTTATAGTCTCATTATGAAGCGCCTCAATCTTTTAGCGAGGTATTTCAGCGCCTTTGATATAAACAAATTAGATGCCCCCCTTTCCATTCAGCGAAAAAGAGAACCTGACTACCCCGATGAGTTCGGTCGTCTTGTCAATTCAGTAAATTTTATGAGAACCCGGCTGAAAGAAAGCATTGAAGAAAGAAACCGTTCCCAGGAATCCCTGAAAGCGAGTGAAGAAAGATACGAACTTGCTATGCAGTTTGCTAATGACGGCCTTTTTGACTGGAATGTGGAAACTAATGAAATCTATTATTCGCCGGGATGGAAGCGATTACTTGGCTATAAAGATAATGAAATTGAAAATAAGTTTTCCGAATGGGAAAGGCTTACCCATAAAGATGATATCAAAGCTTCCATGGAGATGCTAAATGAACTTCTTGAAGGAAAAAGAGACCGCTTCGAGAAGGAAATGAGGATGCTGCATAAAGACGGTCATTGGGTTGATATTTTATCACGGGCAAATGTTACTTACAATGAAGAGGGAAAAGAAGGCCGCGTTGTGGGAACCCATATTGATATTACCGAGCGCAAGCGATCGGAGGAAGCGCTGCGAAAGAGCGAGGAACGATTCAGAACGGTTTTTAAGGCAGCCAATGAAGTGTCTTTTATCGTAACTGACGTCCGGGACCCGGACCCCATCGTGTTGGAATTTAGTCCGGGCTCTGAAAATATATTTGGCTATAGTAAAAGCGAGATAATTGGAAAACATGTCTCTCTCTTTTATCTGCCCGATGATGCAGTGAAATTCCCTGAAGCGCATAGGCAAATGCGAGAAAGTAAAAAGGGATTTTCCGGTGAGACCACCCTGGTAAGAAAGTCGGGCGAAAAATTTCCCGCTTTATTTTCAAGCTATCCATTGTTTGACGGAAAGGGTGAAATGTACGCTACTTTAGAGGTCTGCTTTGATATAAGCGAAGAACAAAAGCTTGAAGCTCAACTCTATCAGGCACAGAAGATGGAATCAATAGGGAGACTTGCCGGCGGCGTGGCTCATGATTTCAATAATATGCTGAGTCTCATCATGGGTCATACGGAAATGATTCTCGATGATTTAGAGGAGACAAGTCCGCTTTTTCCCAGGCTTGAGGAAGTCAGAAAAGCTGCGGAACGCTCAACTAATCTCACCCGGCAACTGCTGGCCTTTGCGCGCAAGCAGACGATGGAACTAAAGGTACTCCATCTCAATGAAGTATTGGAAGAGATGTTAAAAATGTTAAGACGTTTAATCGGTGAAGACATTGATCTTTCATGGTGTCCCAA
It encodes:
- a CDS encoding transporter substrate-binding domain-containing protein, which encodes MKKTIILLCILFSSIAGAEDKTISICSFEWPPHHGRTLKDGGYTADIIKAVFEPQGYIIKKEYYPWKRAQSLAIEGKECDAITEIYINEERLDYYWYGAPYSIHEVYLIALKSHSIKNYNNLRELKGLKFGYNSGGSLSQAFDSADYIQKFGTKGYELGIKMLLAQRYDFYVSAKSVAFYEARKLGQHEKIHAIGKPLQSQAVYMAFSKANPKNISRLRDYNRGLFLLHQSGKYLEIMKKHGFE
- a CDS encoding PAS domain S-box protein — protein: MKPVLKYRKDYRLSYQVLIYIMLCSAFFTVIGTGTQLYFDYDRDIKRIYEDLRHIEQGYLQPIAGNVWAMDSLQLRKNLQGALQLPDIEYLEVNEFRDSADAIKEKIGKKVSDNIISKTFIFKYGQQEIPLGSLLVVASKDNVLERLKEKVLLILATQALKTFFVSICILVIFYSLIMKRLNLLARYFSAFDINKLDAPLSIQRKREPDYPDEFGRLVNSVNFMRTRLKESIEERNRSQESLKASEERYELAMQFANDGLFDWNVETNEIYYSPGWKRLLGYKDNEIENKFSEWERLTHKDDIKASMEMLNELLEGKRDRFEKEMRMLHKDGHWVDILSRANVTYNEEGKEGRVVGTHIDITERKRSEEALRKSEERFRTVFKAANEVSFIVTDVRDPDPIVLEFSPGSENIFGYSKSEIIGKHVSLFYLPDDAVKFPEAHRQMRESKKGFSGETTLVRKSGEKFPALFSSYPLFDGKGEMYATLEVCFDISEEQKLEAQLYQAQKMESIGRLAGGVAHDFNNMLSLIMGHTEMILDDLEETSPLFPRLEEVRKAAERSTNLTRQLLAFARKQTMELKVLHLNEVLEEMLKMLRRLIGEDIDLSWCPKKDLWPVKLDPSQIDQILANLCVNARDSITGIGKVVIETDNMSIDEDACRDHVGLKAGDYVMIAVSDNGCGMDKKTLKYIFEPFFTTKGVGKGTGLGLATVYGIVKQNNGFIDVYSELDEGTVFKVYLPRYTGKIEEEKKIITTAVAAGHGEVILLVEDEKSILKMMSVMLESLGYTVIASGSPAEAIDITKSYTGEIDLLLSDVVMPEMNGGALAAKLLQSCPDLKCLFMSGYTRDVTVHHGVLDEGVHFIHKPFTKQDLAVKVRQALDEGKGPAQG